One region of Oxalobacteraceae bacterium OTU3CAMAD1 genomic DNA includes:
- a CDS encoding FAD-dependent oxidoreductase: protein MNTINTDILICGAGAAGLTLAIDLARRHIDFVLVDKIEGPFSGSRGKGIQPRTLEIFEALGVADRMVAAGGLYPPQRKYRADGGYDEQSSTEGMAPSPAEPYNLPLMLPQYLTEGVLRDRLAELGHAPRFGHELTGFEQDGDGVTARLANADGTTATVRARYLVGADGGRSFVRKALAIDFPGESMKMRAMVADLSLTGLGRDAWHRWGEGAGQLGLCPLMGTDLFQLQMPVPLDGDIDTSDAALAAVIAARTGRADIALHAVHWRSVYEMSSRLADRYRVGRVFIAGDAAHIHPPTGGQGLNTSVQDAWNLGWKLAAAVVGGAPDALLDTYETERREVAAGVLGLSSKLLEAARTRGDLRRGRETRQLDLGYRTSPLAHGARGDDAVVRAGDRAPDAPCRGAAGQPLRLFTLLGGGAWTLLRYEPAGAGAIAPRKGLRIVTVGMNGELRDDGGHLRAAYGFAPGDVALIRPDGYIGALANGDAGLAEYIERFV, encoded by the coding sequence ATGAACACTATCAACACCGACATTTTGATTTGCGGCGCCGGTGCCGCCGGTCTCACATTGGCGATTGACCTCGCGCGCCGCCACATCGACTTTGTGCTGGTCGACAAAATTGAAGGACCGTTCAGCGGCTCGCGCGGCAAAGGCATCCAGCCGCGCACCCTGGAAATCTTCGAAGCGCTGGGCGTGGCCGATCGCATGGTGGCGGCCGGCGGGCTCTATCCGCCGCAGCGCAAATACCGCGCCGACGGCGGCTACGACGAGCAGTCGTCGACCGAAGGCATGGCGCCCTCGCCCGCCGAACCGTACAACCTGCCGCTGATGCTGCCGCAGTATCTGACGGAGGGCGTCCTACGCGACAGGCTCGCCGAACTCGGACACGCGCCGCGCTTCGGCCACGAGCTGACCGGCTTCGAACAGGATGGCGACGGCGTCACCGCGCGGCTGGCGAACGCCGACGGCACGACGGCGACGGTGCGGGCGCGCTACCTGGTCGGCGCCGACGGCGGCCGCAGCTTCGTGCGCAAGGCGCTGGCGATCGATTTCCCCGGCGAGTCGATGAAGATGCGGGCGATGGTGGCCGACCTGTCGCTGACCGGCCTGGGTCGCGACGCCTGGCACCGATGGGGCGAAGGCGCCGGACAACTCGGTCTGTGTCCGCTGATGGGCACAGATCTGTTCCAGCTGCAAATGCCGGTGCCGCTCGACGGCGACATCGACACCTCGGACGCGGCGCTGGCCGCCGTCATCGCCGCCCGCACCGGCCGCGCCGACATCGCGCTGCACGCGGTGCATTGGCGTTCGGTGTACGAGATGAGTTCCCGGCTGGCGGACCGCTACCGGGTCGGCCGCGTGTTCATCGCCGGCGACGCCGCGCACATCCACCCGCCGACCGGCGGCCAGGGTTTGAACACCAGCGTGCAGGATGCGTGGAACCTGGGATGGAAGCTGGCGGCGGCGGTGGTGGGCGGCGCGCCGGACGCGCTGCTCGACACCTACGAGACGGAACGGCGGGAGGTGGCGGCCGGCGTGCTGGGGCTGTCGAGCAAGCTGCTGGAGGCGGCGCGCACACGCGGCGATCTGCGGCGCGGACGCGAGACGCGCCAGCTCGACCTGGGGTATCGGACGTCGCCGCTGGCGCACGGCGCGCGCGGGGACGACGCCGTCGTGCGCGCCGGCGACCGCGCGCCGGACGCGCCGTGTCGCGGTGCGGCGGGACAGCCTTTACGTTTATTTACGCTGCTGGGTGGCGGCGCGTGGACCTTGCTGCGCTACGAGCCGGCCGGCGCCGGCGCGATCGCGCCGCGCAAGGGTTTGAGAATAGTGACGGTTGGAATGAACGGCGAGCTGCGCGACGATGGCGGGCATCTGCGC
- a CDS encoding MarR family transcriptional regulator, giving the protein MNKDLFDTHNALLDIIGFMSRPEPDIALMSEMDMPLERALLPLLIRIERRGPIGVVELADLVGRDYTTVSRQVARLDELGLVARRAGARDKRVREAEVTKAGSEVVAVIDETREKQVSELMADWTAAERRDLARMMKRLAADMNAWVLRHMSPDPDEDSE; this is encoded by the coding sequence ATGAACAAAGACCTCTTCGATACCCACAACGCGCTGCTCGACATCATCGGTTTCATGAGCAGGCCGGAACCCGACATCGCCCTGATGTCGGAGATGGACATGCCGCTCGAGCGCGCGCTGCTGCCGCTGCTGATACGCATCGAAAGGCGCGGTCCGATCGGCGTGGTGGAATTGGCCGACCTGGTCGGCCGCGACTACACCACGGTGAGCCGGCAGGTGGCGCGGCTCGACGAACTTGGACTGGTGGCGCGCCGCGCCGGCGCGCGCGACAAACGCGTGCGCGAGGCGGAGGTGACGAAGGCCGGCAGTGAGGTCGTCGCCGTCATCGACGAAACGCGCGAGAAGCAGGTCAGTGAATTGATGGCCGATTGGACCGCCGCCGAGCGGCGCGATCTGGCGCGGATGATGAAGCGTCTCGCCGCCGACATGAACGCCTGGGTGCTGCGCCACATGAGTCCCGACCCCGACGAGGATTCCGAATAG
- a CDS encoding YggT family protein translates to MLIVDAIATLLGGALLLRFWMQAIRVRPPQSVAQFTFQLSDWLVRPLRRIVPGMGGYDWASLIGAFLIVLLATSVLFFAGWPAQAVLLAALERFLKWILYGFMALLVVEAIFSWVNPHAPLAPFVRALNEPLLKPIRRVVPLVGNLDLSLLVALIALQIAQILLGMAFNGR, encoded by the coding sequence ATGTTGATTGTCGACGCCATCGCCACCCTGTTGGGCGGGGCCTTGCTGTTGCGCTTCTGGATGCAGGCGATCCGCGTTCGTCCGCCGCAATCGGTGGCCCAATTCACGTTCCAGTTATCGGACTGGCTGGTGCGGCCGTTGCGGCGCATCGTGCCGGGCATGGGCGGCTACGACTGGGCCAGCCTGATCGGCGCCTTCCTGATCGTGCTGCTGGCGACATCGGTGCTGTTCTTTGCCGGCTGGCCGGCGCAGGCGGTGCTGCTGGCCGCGCTCGAGCGCTTCCTCAAATGGATACTGTACGGCTTCATGGCGCTGCTGGTGGTCGAAGCGATCTTCAGCTGGGTCAATCCGCACGCGCCACTGGCGCCGTTCGTGCGCGCGCTCAACGAGCCGCTGCTCAAACCGATCCGCCGCGTTGTGCCGCTGGTGGGCAATCTTGATTTGTCGCTGCTGGTGGCGCTGATCGCGCTGCAGATCGCCCAGATTCTGCTGGGCATGGCTTTCAACGGGCGTTGA
- a CDS encoding carbohydrate kinase family protein, giving the protein MTQTSIICGSLAIDTILQFPGRFDSILLADQLHKVNVSFLAPTMRTEYGGCAGNIAYNLKMLGGEPRIVGVMGQDNAAYIERLHKLDISTDNILIKQEAYNAQCFVTADEDNNQINAFHPGAMSYAHENDVAKAGAAAVAIISPDGHLGMQKHAADLTKLQIPFIFDPGQQLPMFNGAELIAFIDKATYVTANDYEIELLMDRTGLTLPEIASRLEALIVTRGEQGSEIYTKGQRIEIPAVKVADVLDPTGCGDAYRAGLLFGITQGWKWETTGRLASLMGAIKIASKGGQNHKLTAAEIADRFEAAFGYRF; this is encoded by the coding sequence ATGACTCAGACCTCCATCATCTGCGGCTCGCTCGCGATCGACACCATCCTGCAATTTCCCGGCCGCTTCGACAGCATCCTGCTGGCCGACCAGCTGCACAAAGTGAACGTCTCGTTCCTGGCGCCGACGATGCGCACGGAATACGGCGGCTGCGCCGGCAACATCGCCTACAACCTCAAGATGCTAGGCGGCGAGCCGCGCATCGTCGGCGTCATGGGCCAGGACAACGCCGCCTACATCGAGCGCCTGCACAAGCTCGACATCTCGACCGACAACATTCTGATCAAGCAGGAGGCCTACAACGCCCAATGCTTCGTCACCGCCGACGAGGACAACAACCAGATCAACGCCTTCCACCCGGGCGCCATGTCGTACGCGCACGAGAACGACGTCGCCAAGGCGGGCGCGGCTGCGGTGGCCATCATCTCGCCGGACGGCCACCTGGGCATGCAAAAGCACGCCGCCGACCTGACCAAGCTGCAGATCCCGTTCATCTTCGACCCGGGCCAGCAGCTGCCGATGTTCAACGGCGCCGAACTGATCGCCTTCATCGACAAGGCCACCTACGTCACCGCCAACGACTACGAAATCGAATTGCTGATGGACCGCACCGGCCTGACCTTGCCGGAAATCGCCAGCCGCCTGGAAGCGCTGATCGTCACGCGCGGCGAGCAGGGCTCGGAGATCTACACCAAAGGGCAACGGATCGAGATTCCGGCCGTCAAGGTCGCCGACGTGCTGGACCCGACCGGATGCGGCGACGCCTACCGCGCCGGCCTGCTGTTCGGCATCACGCAAGGCTGGAAATGGGAAACGACCGGCCGCCTGGCCAGCCTGATGGGTGCGATCAAGATCGCCAGCAAGGGCGGCCAGAACCACAAGCTCACCGCCGCCGAGATCGCCGACCGCTTCGAAGCCGCCTTCGGCTACCGCTTCTAA
- a CDS encoding DUF3426 domain-containing protein, translated as MALATKCPHCSTTFRVAHDQLKLRGGIVRCGSCNEVFDGNAALLEPLAIPQPVFAPVVSEAPYSPPQTFAPFDEVVAEQDIRASDEPIYTLQLDSAVDQTDDGRFDQPVAESVQEQAFTAEPELGSGSCQPAPEWQPEPESETAVAQEPAPDFQPEPEHWLEPEPEPEPEPAVEPEPEPAPEPEFQAAEDGQPTDIEPPPEDPLDIKPMTHEELEAALAAELALMEQSIAAEAAEQEAKAAPSMPAFDRQEPTLDPDSRYDLDEADEEALVQLAAARERDTAPQLHTLLRAASAPSQDHFEPRAEVHSVQPPEPEAAEEEVDDPNEPGFLKRDRRRERYGKTINIAMGVGSLLLVGALAAQGLTTFRNQLAASYPGLKPTLQDICATLGCKIELPTQIDELVIEQGELQTLSETTFSFTTLLRNQSTTAQQWPHIELVLDDANDKAILRRVFTPRDYLGADAALEKGFAPRSEQSVKLYFELKQLKASGYHIAVFYP; from the coding sequence ATGGCGCTCGCCACTAAATGCCCCCACTGCAGCACGACATTTCGGGTCGCTCATGACCAGTTGAAATTACGTGGGGGCATAGTGCGCTGTGGCTCCTGCAATGAAGTTTTCGACGGCAACGCGGCGCTGCTTGAGCCGCTCGCCATCCCGCAGCCGGTGTTCGCGCCGGTTGTGTCCGAAGCACCCTACTCCCCTCCCCAGACATTCGCGCCCTTCGACGAGGTTGTGGCCGAGCAGGATATTCGCGCCAGCGATGAGCCGATCTACACCTTGCAGCTCGACAGCGCGGTGGACCAGACCGATGACGGACGGTTCGACCAACCCGTGGCCGAGTCCGTTCAGGAGCAAGCCTTCACGGCCGAGCCGGAATTGGGGTCGGGCTCCTGCCAGCCCGCGCCTGAATGGCAGCCCGAGCCGGAATCCGAGACCGCTGTGGCGCAGGAACCCGCGCCAGATTTCCAGCCTGAACCCGAACATTGGCTCGAGCCCGAGCCCGAGCCTGAACCCGAACCTGCGGTCGAGCCTGAACCCGAGCCCGCCCCGGAACCGGAATTCCAAGCCGCCGAAGACGGGCAGCCAACCGACATCGAACCGCCGCCGGAAGACCCGCTCGACATCAAGCCGATGACGCACGAGGAGCTGGAAGCGGCGTTGGCGGCCGAACTGGCGCTGATGGAGCAAAGCATCGCGGCCGAGGCCGCCGAACAGGAGGCCAAGGCCGCGCCGTCGATGCCCGCCTTCGACCGCCAGGAGCCAACCCTCGACCCCGACTCCCGCTACGACCTCGACGAGGCCGACGAGGAAGCGCTGGTCCAGCTCGCCGCCGCCAGGGAGCGCGACACCGCGCCCCAGCTGCACACGCTGCTGCGCGCCGCCTCGGCGCCGTCGCAAGACCACTTCGAACCCCGGGCGGAAGTCCACAGCGTCCAGCCGCCGGAACCGGAAGCGGCCGAAGAGGAAGTCGACGACCCGAATGAGCCCGGCTTCCTCAAGCGAGACCGCCGCCGCGAGCGCTACGGCAAAACCATCAACATCGCCATGGGTGTCGGCTCGCTGCTGCTGGTAGGCGCGCTGGCGGCGCAAGGCTTGACCACCTTCCGCAACCAGCTGGCCGCCAGCTACCCCGGCCTCAAGCCGACCTTGCAGGACATCTGCGCCACCTTGGGTTGCAAGATCGAACTGCCGACACAGATCGACGAGCTCGTCATCGAGCAAGGCGAACTGCAAACCCTGAGCGAAACCACCTTCTCGTTCACCACCTTGCTGCGCAACCAAAGCACGACCGCGCAACAGTGGCCGCACATCGAACTGGTGCTCGACGACGCCAACGACAAGGCCATTTTGCGCCGCGTGTTCACGCCGCGCGATTATCTCGGCGCCGACGCCGCGCTGGAAAAAGGATTCGCCCCGCGCAGCGAGCAATCTGTCAAACTGTACTTTGAATTGAAACAGCTGAAAGCATCCGGCTATCACATCGCAGTCTTCTATCCATAA
- the prmA gene encoding 50S ribosomal protein L11 methyltransferase, translated as MSWTEIVIEIARDHAEALSDALMEVGALSVSVEDADEGTDQERPLFGEPGMEPTEAAWDHSRVVALTNEDDDQTAIVAAAAEQIKLATLPKFTTRKVEEQDWVRLTQSQFAPIHIGKNIWVVPSWHEAPDPDGLILELDPGLAFGTGSHPTTRLCMEWLEANPAPGKTVLDYGCGSGILAMVAKKVGAGEVVGVDIDPQAIESAADNAERNKCEIEYFLPDTFAQSKHAEQKFDIVVANILSSPLKLMAPMLSGRVAPGGALILSGVLARQAEEVAAAYAPFIKLGVWAEQDGWVALHGRLGSDAVPAPR; from the coding sequence ATGAGCTGGACTGAAATCGTCATCGAAATCGCGCGCGACCACGCCGAAGCCCTGTCGGACGCATTGATGGAAGTCGGCGCGCTGTCGGTGTCCGTGGAAGACGCCGACGAAGGCACCGACCAGGAGCGCCCGCTGTTCGGCGAACCGGGCATGGAACCGACCGAAGCGGCATGGGATCACAGCCGCGTCGTCGCCCTGACCAACGAGGATGACGACCAGACCGCCATCGTGGCCGCCGCCGCCGAACAGATCAAGCTGGCGACCCTGCCGAAGTTCACCACGCGCAAGGTCGAGGAGCAGGACTGGGTACGTTTGACGCAATCGCAGTTCGCGCCGATTCACATCGGCAAAAACATCTGGGTCGTGCCGAGCTGGCACGAGGCGCCCGACCCTGACGGCCTGATCCTGGAGCTGGACCCGGGCCTGGCCTTCGGCACCGGCAGCCATCCGACTACCCGCCTGTGCATGGAGTGGCTGGAAGCGAACCCGGCGCCCGGCAAAACCGTGCTCGACTACGGTTGCGGTTCCGGCATCCTGGCGATGGTCGCCAAGAAGGTCGGCGCCGGCGAAGTGGTGGGCGTCGACATCGATCCGCAAGCGATCGAATCGGCGGCCGACAACGCCGAACGCAACAAGTGCGAGATCGAATACTTCCTGCCGGACACCTTCGCGCAATCGAAGCACGCCGAACAGAAGTTCGACATCGTGGTCGCCAATATCCTGTCGAGCCCGCTCAAACTGATGGCGCCGATGCTGTCGGGCCGCGTCGCCCCCGGTGGCGCGCTGATCCTGTCGGGCGTGCTGGCGCGCCAGGCCGAGGAAGTGGCTGCCGCCTACGCCCCGTTCATCAAGCTCGGCGTTTGGGCGGAACAAGACGGCTGGGTCGCCCTGCATGGCCGGCTCGGCAGTGATGCGGTACCCGCTCCCCGCTAA